The following is a genomic window from Dehalococcoidales bacterium.
CCCATGGCTATAGTCCCGGGGTCAACGCCTAAAATTATCATTACCAAGCTTTTAATATCACTGCGGGGAAACGGTATGTCGTGTAGCTAATATCAAGTCTGCTCCTGGTACTTTTCCAGAATCGCGTCGGGGAAATCGACATTGCTGTAAACGCCCTGGATTTCATCCAGTTCCTCCAGTTTGTGTAATAGTTTCAATGTTTGTATTGCCGCCTTTTCTTCCAGGGAGATGGTGGTCTTGGGTATCATCGTTAGCTCGGTGGAATCCACAGGGACGTTCTTCTCTTCCAGGCTGGCTCTGATCGCCTCCAGGTCATCAGGCCTGGTGTAGATTTCGATATAGCCGTCCTCTGTTTTCACGTCATCAGCCCCGGCATCAATGGCCTGGAGGGTCAGTTCTTCCGTGTCCAAATCACCGGTCTCTACCCTGATTAATCCCTTCGGGTTGAAGAGCCAGGTAACACTGCCGCTTTCTCCCAGGCTGCCGCCCCCGCGGGCGAATATGTTACGTATTTCCTGTATGGTGCGGTTGCGGTTATCGGTCAACGCCTGTACCAGGATAGCCGTCCCGCCGGGCCCGTAACCTTCCATAACCATTTCTGAGAGGGTGACTCCCTCAAGCTCGCCGCTGCCCCGCTTGATTGCCCTTTCGATATTCTCCAGCGGCATATTGCTATCGCGGGCTTTCTGTATGGCTAACCGCAGCCGGAAGTTAGATTCGGGATTGCCGCCCCCCTGGCGTACCGCAACGATTATCTCGCGGGTGAGTTTGGTGAAAAGCTGACCTCGCCTGGCATCAGCCACGCCCTTCTGATGTTTGATCGAGGACCATTTGGAATGTCCTGACATCGCTAGCCCTCCTTGCTGACTGACAAGACCAACGTGATAATTCTAGCACCAAACCTGCTTGCGGTCAAAGGCGCGCCGCAGAAATTATTGTCTTTACCGTCGTCTTGGATTATACTCAGACTTAGCGATGACAGAGAAAGGCATGGCGTGAGGTTCGGCATACTCCGGGACAGGGTACTGTCCACCGTCCTGCTAATAGCTATTCTGGGGGCTTTAGGGATATTGCTGTATAGCGTCATTGCCCCCCCTGTCAAGGACAGGTATACCGAATTCTATCTCCTGGGATTGAATGGAAAGGCTGGAGGCTATCCTGAAGTCTTGACGGTAGGGATGGAGAGTCAGGTTATCGTGGGCATTGTCAACCGGGAGCAGGAGACGGTGACTTACCGTATGGAAGTGAGCCTGAATGGAGCGGAGGTCGGCGGACTGGGTCCGCTGACGTTTGAGCCTGAGGGAAAATGGGTAGGGGTGGTGGGTTTTACCCCGCGGAGCGCCGGGGAGAGACAAAAAGTGGAGTTCTGGCTCTACCGGCAGGGATTGAATGAAGTCTACCAGAGCCTTCATCTCTGGGTGGATGTTAATTGACATCCAGATTGACGGGGGTTAAAATCAACTCACCATGCATCTATTCGGTAGCTCCGGGATACGGCGGGTGGCTGACAGATCTCTGGTTGAGCTGGCGCTGAAGGCGGGTCTGGCGGTCGGTACGGTCTATGATAGGGTGGTGGTGGGTTGTGATACCAGGACCTCCAGTGATGCCGTCAAGCATGCCTTTATCTCCGGGGCGCTCGCCGCCGGTTCCGAGTGTTTTGATGCCGGAGTTGTGCCCACACCGACCCTGGCTCTGGCTGCGCGGGAGTTTCAGGCCGGGGCAATGATTACCGCCTCGCACAACCCCCCCGAATATAACGGCATCAAGCTTGTAAACCCGGACGGCTCTGCCTTTGATGCTGTTCAGCGTGAGCAGGTGGAGAGACTGATTTCAGATGATTCGTTGCCGGCTGCACCGTGGCGCGGGATTAAGAGCGCTGGTTTTTATCGGGGGGCAGTTGAAAAGCATATCGAGCATATACTGCGGGATTTCCCGGTCAGGATAAGGCTTAAGGTGGTGCTGGACTGCGCCTGCGGGGCGGCTTCGGTGATTACTCCCGGTCTGCTGGAGAGAATGGGCTGCGAGGTCATTACCATGAATTGTTCTCCCGGCGGCTTTTTCCCCCACCCGGTGGAACCGACGGAAGCCAATCTGGCGGGATTGATTCAGGCGACCCGGGAATATGGCGCTGATTTGGGTATTGCTCATGACGGGGATGCGGACCGGATGATGGCGGTGGATGACCGGGGACGGTTTATCCCGGGAGACAAGCTGCTGGTGCTCTTCGCCGAGCAGGCAGGGGCCAGGAAAATGGTAACTACCGTTGACGCTTCAATGGTGGTTGAGGAAAGGGGTTTTCAGATTATCAGGACGAGGGTCGGCGATATCTACGTCTCCGAGGAGCTTAAACAGGGCGGAGACTTCGGCGGCGAACCATCCGGTAGCTGGGTCTTTCCCGGTAGCTCGCTCTGCCCCGATGGCATCTATGCCGCCGCCCGGCTGGTATCTATCGCCGGTGAGCAAAAAATATCGATACTGGTTGATGCCATACCTGATTATCCTCTCCTCCGCGGTGATATCACTGCTAATAGCGTAGCAACTTCCAACCTGGAGAAACAGCTTCTGGTGATGAACCCGTTATCGGTAAATAATATCGATGGAGTTAAACTGAATTTTGCTGACGGCTGGCTGCTGGTCAGGGCTTCAGGGACTGAACCTAAAATAAGGATAACGGCCGAGGCCGCAAGCCGGGAGCGGGCGCAGCAACTTTACGACAGGTGTGTCAGCCTTATTATCAGGGAGGATAAAGAGAAGTGAGGAGATCAGATTGAAGGCAGTTATCCTGGCTGCCGGGGAGGGGAACCGGATGCGTCCCCTTACCTATACCCGGCCCAAAGTAATGATACCGGTCGCCAATAAGCCTATCGCGGAACATTCGCTCGTTGAGGTGGCCAAGGCGGGTATTAAGGAGTTTATCTTCATCGTCGGTTACCATGATGAGCAGCTGCGCGCTTACTTCGGCAGCGGTGATAGATGGGGAGTGAGCGTGGACTACGTTACTCAGCGCAAGCAAGGTGGTACGGCTGACGCGGTGAGAGTGGTCGAGGGACTGGTGAAAGAGAACTTTCTGGTGATAAACGGAGATGTGATTGTCGGTCATGAGGAAATCGCGGCTCTGATGGGCGGCAATGGTATTACGATGAGCCTGGTGGAAGTTGCGGATACCCGAGACTTGGGGACGGTTGAGTTGAGCGGGGACAGGGTAGTCCGCATTCATGAAAAGGTGCCCAATCCTCCTTCTAATCTGGCTAATGCTGGCCTGTATCTGTTCACTCCGGAGATATTTGCCGCGATAGCGCGGACTCCGAAGTCGCCCCGGGGTGAATATGAGCTGACGGCTGCCATACAGTTGCTGATAGACGGCGGACACCCGGTTTACTGTCATCAGATCAGTCGCTGGATTGACCTCAGTTACCCGTGGGACTTGCTGTGCGCCAACCAGACCTTGCTTTCGGGCATGGAAGCCCGGAACCTGGGTATGGTAGAGAAGAATGTGGTCATTAAAGGGAGCGTATCCATCGGGAGTGGTACGGTGGTCAGGTCCGGCTCATATATCGTTGGGCCGGTGATGATTGGCCAGGACTGTGATATCGGGCCTAACTGTTATATCCGTCCCCATACTGCCATCGGCGATGGTTGTCACGTGGGCGCGGCGGTGGAGGTTAAAAATTCAATAATTATGAACGGCAGTAAAGCGCCTCATCACAACTACGTGGGTGACAGCATCATCGGTGAGGGGTGTAATCTGGGGGCGGGCACCAAGATCGCTAATCTCAAGCTTGATGAGAGTGATATTTGGGTGGCGGGGAAAAATACCGGGAGGCGTAAACTGGGCGCGATAATGGGGGACAGGGTTGAGACCGGGATTAATGCCTGCATCAATGTGGGCACGATGATTGGTAACGGTACTCATATTGGTCCCGGGGCGGTTGCCCACGGAGTT
Proteins encoded in this region:
- the glmM gene encoding phosphoglucosamine mutase, which codes for MHLFGSSGIRRVADRSLVELALKAGLAVGTVYDRVVVGCDTRTSSDAVKHAFISGALAAGSECFDAGVVPTPTLALAAREFQAGAMITASHNPPEYNGIKLVNPDGSAFDAVQREQVERLISDDSLPAAPWRGIKSAGFYRGAVEKHIEHILRDFPVRIRLKVVLDCACGAASVITPGLLERMGCEVITMNCSPGGFFPHPVEPTEANLAGLIQATREYGADLGIAHDGDADRMMAVDDRGRFIPGDKLLVLFAEQAGARKMVTTVDASMVVEERGFQIIRTRVGDIYVSEELKQGGDFGGEPSGSWVFPGSSLCPDGIYAAARLVSIAGEQKISILVDAIPDYPLLRGDITANSVATSNLEKQLLVMNPLSVNNIDGVKLNFADGWLLVRASGTEPKIRITAEAASRERAQQLYDRCVSLIIREDKEK
- a CDS encoding YebC/PmpR family DNA-binding transcriptional regulator, which encodes MSGHSKWSSIKHQKGVADARRGQLFTKLTREIIVAVRQGGGNPESNFRLRLAIQKARDSNMPLENIERAIKRGSGELEGVTLSEMVMEGYGPGGTAILVQALTDNRNRTIQEIRNIFARGGGSLGESGSVTWLFNPKGLIRVETGDLDTEELTLQAIDAGADDVKTEDGYIEIYTRPDDLEAIRASLEEKNVPVDSTELTMIPKTTISLEEKAAIQTLKLLHKLEELDEIQGVYSNVDFPDAILEKYQEQT
- a CDS encoding sugar phosphate nucleotidyltransferase translates to MKAVILAAGEGNRMRPLTYTRPKVMIPVANKPIAEHSLVEVAKAGIKEFIFIVGYHDEQLRAYFGSGDRWGVSVDYVTQRKQGGTADAVRVVEGLVKENFLVINGDVIVGHEEIAALMGGNGITMSLVEVADTRDLGTVELSGDRVVRIHEKVPNPPSNLANAGLYLFTPEIFAAIARTPKSPRGEYELTAAIQLLIDGGHPVYCHQISRWIDLSYPWDLLCANQTLLSGMEARNLGMVEKNVVIKGSVSIGSGTVVRSGSYIVGPVMIGQDCDIGPNCYIRPHTAIGDGCHVGAAVEVKNSIIMNGSKAPHHNYVGDSIIGEGCNLGAGTKIANLKLDESDIWVAGKNTGRRKLGAIMGDRVETGINACINVGTMIGNGTHIGPGAVAHGVISPNSKVF
- a CDS encoding DUF1616 domain-containing protein, with the protein product MRFGILRDRVLSTVLLIAILGALGILLYSVIAPPVKDRYTEFYLLGLNGKAGGYPEVLTVGMESQVIVGIVNREQETVTYRMEVSLNGAEVGGLGPLTFEPEGKWVGVVGFTPRSAGERQKVEFWLYRQGLNEVYQSLHLWVDVN